GGGTCAGAGCACTTGAAGTTGATTCCAAAGGATCGACAGCTGGATAAATGCCCTGTTGTGTCAGAGATCTCTCCAAGTTAGTCGTTGCATCCAAATGAGCGAAAGTCGTGGCAGGAGCAGGGTCAGTGTAGTCATCGGCTGGCACATAGACAGCTTGAATAGATGTAACAGAACCCTTCTTAGTGGAAGTAATTCTTTCTTGCAGTTGGCCCATTTCCGTTGCTAAAGTTGGTTGATAACCAACGGCTGAAGGGATACGCCCCAACAAAGCTGAAACTTCAGAACCCGCTTGAGTAAAGCGGAAGATGTTATCAATGAATAGCAAAACATCTTTACCTTCTTGATCACGAAAATCTTCAGCCATGGTCAAACCAGTCAAAGCCACACGCATACGTGCTCCAGGCGGCTCATTCATTTGTCCATACACCATGGCGGTATTTTTCAGAACGCCGCTTGCTTTCATTTCATAATACATGTCATTTCCTTCACGGGTACGTTCACCGACACCTGTGAAAACGGAAATACCATTATGGCCTTGCGCGATGTTATGAATCAACTCCTGAATCAGCACTGTCTTACCAACACCAGCGCCACCAAAGAGCCCAGTCTTGCCACCACGAAGATAAGGCTCCAATAAATCAATAACCTTAATCCCTGTTTCAAGAACCTCTGCCGAAGTTGTTAACTCATCAAATTTAGGCGCTGAACGGTGAATTGGATGGCGTGGTACGCTAGCATCAATCGGGTCACCTTCATCCACTGGTTCGCCAAGAACATTAAAAACACGTCCCAAAGTTTTGTCGCCGACTGGTACTTCGATTGGTGCACCAGTATCGGATACTTTCATACCACGGGTCAAACCGTCGGTCGAATCCATGGCGATCGTCCGAACAACATTATCACCAAGATCGATAGATACTTCGATTGTCAGCTCTGTGTCATCAGTCTTCTGCACTTTTAAGGCATTGTTAATATCAGGAAGTTTCGCATCATCTGGAAACTGCACATCAACAATCGGGCCGATAATTTGAATAATCGTACCTACAGCTAATTTCTTCTCATTCGAAACAGACGCCGTACTGTCAGTTGTTTTTGAAACTGGATCATTTGCAGACTCAGTATTCTTAACAGCACTAGCAGCTTTGTCAGTTTTAGCTTTCGCTGTTGTTTTCTTTTCTGCCATCTATTTCTCCTTTCTGTTCTATTGTAGAGCAGCCATACCACCAGTGATCTCGGTAATCTCAGTGGTAATCGCTGCTTGTCGTGCTCGATTATATTTCAATCCAAGGGTAGAAATCAAATCTTTTGCATTATCTGTTGCTGTTTGCATTGCATTAGCCGAAGCGGCATGCTCAGCTGTTTTAGAGTCAAGCACGGCACCGTACAGTAATGATTGTGCAAATTGAGGCAGTACCGCTTTCAGTAGAGTCTCAGGTGCTGGTTCAAAATCATAATCCCTGGCTCTACTTTTATACTTATCCGCCGATAAGTTGCCTTCAGAGTCCCGTTTAAAATTTTCCGCTCTGATTGGCAGCACGAATTGGTCCACAACTTGATTCCGAAGGCGGTTTATAAAGTGATTATACACAATCTCGAGCGCATCAAACTTATGAGCTGAATATTGTTTTGTAATCTCTTTTACTAAGGGTGAGACTTCCCAGAACTTTGGAACATCGGTAATATCACGGTCCTCAAAGGCAATGGTAAAACCTTTTTTGGCATAATAATCAGATCCCTTGCCACCGACAGCGAAAACGACCGTATTTTTTGTAGTCAATTTCTGATCAGCCATAATTTGGTCAGCCTGTTTTAAGACCTGGTTATTATAGCCGCCAACTAATCCACGATCCGACGTGATGACCAATAGAGCTGTATTTTTAACAGGTCTTTGCGTGATAAACGGAATCGTACCTTCGGCCTGAGAATCCAGCAAATGAGTTGCAGCCAAATGCGCAACAATTGCCTCAACGTGGTTTGCATAATCAAGATAACCAGAAGTATGCTTTTGGATTTGGCTCAGTTTACTCGAACTGACCATTTGCATCGCACTCGTAATTTGACTGGTTTTCTTTGTCGAGTCAATACGTCTGCGGATATCTTGAAGGCCAGCCATTATTCAGCAGCTCCTTGTTTTTCAGCAGGCGCATTGTAGTCGCTTGGCTCAACAGATTTAGCAAAATGCTTCTTGAAATCTTCGATTGCAGCATTAATATCCTTTTCAGCTGGCAAATTACCAGTCTTTTTAATGGCATCGAATAATTTAGAATAAGTCTTGTTATTGCCAACGAATTCGACAAATTCTTTTTGGAATCTTTGAATGTCGGTAACATCAATATCATCCAAATATCCATGAGTCAGGGCATATAATACCAAAACCTGTTGCTCAACCGGCATCGGCTGATGCAGAGGCTGATTCAATACTTCAACTGTGCGTCGCCCACGAGCAAGCTTGGCCTGTGTCGGCGCATCAAGATCAGAACCGAACTGCGCAAAGGCCTCTAGTTCATGATATGATGCCAAATCCAAACGCAAAGTACCAGAAACTTTTTTCATCGCCTTAATCTGAGCATCCCCGCCAACACGAGACACCGAAGTCCCGGCATCAATCGCTGGACGATTACCTGCATAAAACTGATCTGCGTCCAAAAAGATCTGGCCATCAGTAATTGAAATAACATTCGTCGGGATATAAGCTGAAACATCTCCAGCTTGTGTTTCAATAATCGGTAAAGCAGTCATTGATCCGCCGCCTAATTCATCACTCAATTTGGCTGCACGTTCCAATAGGCGGCTATGAAGATAGAACACATCTCCAGGATAAGCTTCACGTCCTGGCGGCCTTCTCAATATCAGAGAAAGCTCACGATAAGCCGTCGCCTGCTTGGACAAGTCATCATACACAATCAAGACATTCTTGCCGTTATACATGAAGTATTCGCCAATAGCTGCGCCAACATAAGGTGCTAAATAAAGCATAGGCGCAGGTTCCGAAGGACCAGCTGAGACAACAATTGTATAATCCAACGCGCCCATGGCACGTAATGTTTCAACCTGAGTTCGAACAGTGGAGTCTTTTTGTCCAATCGCGACATAGACAACAATCATGTCCTGTCCTTTTTGATTCAAGATCGTATCAATAGCTAGTGATGTCTTACCGGTCTTACGGTCTCCGATAATCAATTCTCGTTGTCCACGACCAATCGGTACCAAGGCATCGATAACTTTAATACCAGTTTGGAGAGGTTCAGAAACGGACTTTCTTTGCATAACTCCTGGTGCTTTAAACTCAACCGGGCGTGTATGCGTTGTCTTAATTGCACCATTACCGTCAATTGATTCTCCCAAGGAATTAACAACTCGGCCAATCAGCTCATCGCCAACAGGCACTTCCATGACTCTGCCGGTACGCTTAACCGTATCGCCTTGACTAATACCATCAAAATCTCCGAGCACAATAATACCAACTTCGGATTCTTCAAGGTTTTGAGCCATACCATAGACACCATTTTCAAATTGAACCAACTCGCCTGACATTGCGTTAGCTAAACCACTAGCACGCGCAACACCATCACCGACATAGGTGACGGTTCCGACTTCATCAATTTTTAAAGTAGCATCGTATTTTTCCAACTGCTGCTTAATTAAAGAACTAATTTGATCTGATTTAATTGCCATTTATTGCTCCTTTCCAGCAGCTGCTTTAATTTGATTATTTAACTGCGTTAACTTATTTTTTATTGATCCATCAATTGTTTTTGATCCAGCTGTTAGGATAACGCCACCAATAATGGCAGGATCGATGATATTCTTAATTTCGACGTGTTCGTAATTAAACTTAGTTTGTGCGATCCTGCTCAGTTTGTCGACCTGAGACTTCGTCAGCGCGACGGCTGTCGTAGCCAAGACCAAAGATTGATTTTCAGAAACATTGACCAGCTTTTCTAGCTGGTTAACAATTTCCTCTAACAATGAGAAATGGCGATTATCAGCTAACGTTTCTAATAAATTTTGAGTGACATGGGAAGTACCCTTGCTAAGAGTTTTAATAAAGACTTCCTGCTGGGCATTCGGCACCGAAACATCATCCAAAGTTGGCGCTAATTTCTTATTCTGTTCAAAAACCAATTCAATTGTCTGTAATTCAGAAAGAACCTTTGCTGTCTGATCTTTGGAAACCTCGTACAAAGCTTGTGCATAATTGCTGACAATCCTGTTTTCGTTGAAAGCCATTAGACCTTCTCCTTGACCGATGTCGGATTATCTTGCTTCTCCAAATCTGAAATAAAATCATCGATGAGCGCTTTATGATCCTTGGCTGAAATTTCTTTACCAATAATCTTAGAAGCAATTGAAACAGACAAATCAGCAATCTGATCCTTAGCCGACTCTAGAGCGGCTGTTTTAATCTGCCGTGCATCAACTTGAGCTTGTCGATTAATCGAATCAGCATGAGCCTGAGCCAGATCAGCAACTTTCTTGCCTTGCGTTTCAGCAGATTTGCGAGTGCTTTCCATCAATTCGGTTGCCTGTGCTTGGCTTTCCTTTAAATTTTGGTCTGCAATCTTTTGAAGTTTCTCCGCTTCACTTCTAGACTTGGCAGCGGAATCCAAATCATCACTGATCCGGTTGGCTCTTTCGTCCATAATCTTTGTAACCGGCCCCCAGGCCAGCTTCTTCAAACCATACATGAGCAAGATGAATGTGAGCAACACATAAACTGCTGAACCACCTGGTATTTGAATTGCAATCGTTGTGAGCATACTACCCATCCTTTCTTACTTTTTTATGCATTGATCAATAGGAATGACATCGCAATAACGATGATTGGCATGGCTTCAACCAAAGCCATTGAAATAAACATGTTCGTACGTAAAGTACCTTCTAGTTCAGGCTGGCGTGCGATAGATTCAATCAGTTTAGCCATTAATAGGCCATTTCCAATACCACCACCAATGGCTGATCCCAATAATGCAATACCTGCAGCAATATAATTCATTAATTTTCTCCTCTTTCTTAAATTAAACTATCATTCTTTTGTAATCATCTGCGAGATATAAACACTTGTCAAAGTCGCGAAAACAAAGGCCTGAATTGCACCAATCAAAAGACTGAATGCTTGCCAAACCAACTCGAGTGGAATGGACAAAATGAAGCTAACTGGCGAATTAAAAGTATTATTTGGTAAGGCGAAGCCTGCAATTAAATTAAGCAGAATTTCCCCAGCAAATATATTACCGTAAATTCGTAAACCTAACGTCAACAAGTTTGTAATCTGATCAATAATTTTAACCGGAAACAAAGCCGCGGTCGGTGCCAAGAAAGTATTTTTTAAATATCCGACAAAACCGAACTTCATAACTCCGGCAAAATGAGCGACCATCAAACTCATTAAAGCCAACGTCAACGTGATCAAAGGAATCGAAGTCGGGCTCCTGACCTGCAT
The Oenococcus kitaharae DSM 17330 DNA segment above includes these coding regions:
- the atpH gene encoding ATP synthase F1 subunit delta, whose translation is MAFNENRIVSNYAQALYEVSKDQTAKVLSELQTIELVFEQNKKLAPTLDDVSVPNAQQEVFIKTLSKGTSHVTQNLLETLADNRHFSLLEEIVNQLEKLVNVSENQSLVLATTAVALTKSQVDKLSRIAQTKFNYEHVEIKNIIDPAIIGGVILTAGSKTIDGSIKNKLTQLNNQIKAAAGKEQ
- the atpA gene encoding F0F1 ATP synthase subunit alpha; translation: MAIKSDQISSLIKQQLEKYDATLKIDEVGTVTYVGDGVARASGLANAMSGELVQFENGVYGMAQNLEESEVGIIVLGDFDGISQGDTVKRTGRVMEVPVGDELIGRVVNSLGESIDGNGAIKTTHTRPVEFKAPGVMQRKSVSEPLQTGIKVIDALVPIGRGQRELIIGDRKTGKTSLAIDTILNQKGQDMIVVYVAIGQKDSTVRTQVETLRAMGALDYTIVVSAGPSEPAPMLYLAPYVGAAIGEYFMYNGKNVLIVYDDLSKQATAYRELSLILRRPPGREAYPGDVFYLHSRLLERAAKLSDELGGGSMTALPIIETQAGDVSAYIPTNVISITDGQIFLDADQFYAGNRPAIDAGTSVSRVGGDAQIKAMKKVSGTLRLDLASYHELEAFAQFGSDLDAPTQAKLARGRRTVEVLNQPLHQPMPVEQQVLVLYALTHGYLDDIDVTDIQRFQKEFVEFVGNNKTYSKLFDAIKKTGNLPAEKDINAAIEDFKKHFAKSVEPSDYNAPAEKQGAAE
- the atpF gene encoding F0F1 ATP synthase subunit B; its protein translation is MLTTIAIQIPGGSAVYVLLTFILLMYGLKKLAWGPVTKIMDERANRISDDLDSAAKSRSEAEKLQKIADQNLKESQAQATELMESTRKSAETQGKKVADLAQAHADSINRQAQVDARQIKTAALESAKDQIADLSVSIASKIIGKEISAKDHKALIDDFISDLEKQDNPTSVKEKV
- the atpD gene encoding F0F1 ATP synthase subunit beta; translated protein: MAEKKTTAKAKTDKAASAVKNTESANDPVSKTTDSTASVSNEKKLAVGTIIQIIGPIVDVQFPDDAKLPDINNALKVQKTDDTELTIEVSIDLGDNVVRTIAMDSTDGLTRGMKVSDTGAPIEVPVGDKTLGRVFNVLGEPVDEGDPIDASVPRHPIHRSAPKFDELTTSAEVLETGIKVIDLLEPYLRGGKTGLFGGAGVGKTVLIQELIHNIAQGHNGISVFTGVGERTREGNDMYYEMKASGVLKNTAMVYGQMNEPPGARMRVALTGLTMAEDFRDQEGKDVLLFIDNIFRFTQAGSEVSALLGRIPSAVGYQPTLATEMGQLQERITSTKKGSVTSIQAVYVPADDYTDPAPATTFAHLDATTNLERSLTQQGIYPAVDPLESTSSALTPEIVGNEHYEVAMQVQHVLQRYKELQDIISILGMDELSDEEKTIVNRARRIQFFLSQPFSVAEQFTGVPGQYVPVAETVRGFKEILEGKHDDLPEEAFRNVGTIDQAIEKAKSMKS
- the atpG gene encoding ATP synthase F1 subunit gamma, coding for MAGLQDIRRRIDSTKKTSQITSAMQMVSSSKLSQIQKHTSGYLDYANHVEAIVAHLAATHLLDSQAEGTIPFITQRPVKNTALLVITSDRGLVGGYNNQVLKQADQIMADQKLTTKNTVVFAVGGKGSDYYAKKGFTIAFEDRDITDVPKFWEVSPLVKEITKQYSAHKFDALEIVYNHFINRLRNQVVDQFVLPIRAENFKRDSEGNLSADKYKSRARDYDFEPAPETLLKAVLPQFAQSLLYGAVLDSKTAEHAASANAMQTATDNAKDLISTLGLKYNRARQAAITTEITEITGGMAALQ
- the atpB gene encoding F0F1 ATP synthase subunit A gives rise to the protein MPSGTLKTFQFLGLTFDWTTIISTSTAFVIVLALGIFLSRRLSIRPGKRQNLLEWIIDFTNGIVKNQLPDRSGSTYRLYIFALFLFVFVSNQLGLFLEFGNDSMQVRSPTSIPLITLTLALMSLMVAHFAGVMKFGFVGYLKNTFLAPTAALFPVKIIDQITNLLTLGLRIYGNIFAGEILLNLIAGFALPNNTFNSPVSFILSIPLELVWQAFSLLIGAIQAFVFATLTSVYISQMITKE
- the atpE gene encoding F0F1 ATP synthase subunit C, translating into MNYIAAGIALLGSAIGGGIGNGLLMAKLIESIARQPELEGTLRTNMFISMALVEAMPIIVIAMSFLLINA